A window of the Brachyhypopomus gauderio isolate BG-103 chromosome 14, BGAUD_0.2, whole genome shotgun sequence genome harbors these coding sequences:
- the miga1 gene encoding mitoguardin 1 isoform X3, with protein MSHGGLYSRLSGSLQSLASSVNSCSSCTCANLSTCWDRGDDGAVPGMVGVPITTPENLYLMGMELFEEALQRWEQALSFRSRRTEEEASCASVKLGAGDAIAEESVEDIISAEFIHKLECLLQRAYRLQEEFEGALGMVDHSSHCTNVEKHPELSVRDDWDDLCLRDSVSVASTDSFVSAAELSEHRELRSTLGLVPLCHYPFYEEALQMAEDGKISCRVLRTEMLECLGDTDFLAKLHCVRQACQVILHERATRTFLADMGKRILSSIIVKARKNPKRFEEAFEEMISFLEFSDHWENTEAELATRGVKHINFYDIVLDFVLMDSFEDLENPPISIQNVVNNRWLNSSFKETAVASSCWSVLKQKRQHMKLQDGFIAHFYTVCEHISPVLAWGFLGPKTSLHDFCCFFKDQVQSFLKDIFDLEKVRYSSVDALSEDVLHLLQRHSELLLAYLGMSDPLRQLSGCTCTPPRLPPSALMEARVQ; from the exons ATGTCACACGGAGGCCTCTACAGCCGGCTGTCCGGATCGCTGCAGAGTCTCGCTTCA AGTGTCAACTCCTGCAGCAGCTGCACCTGCGCCAACCTGTCCACGTGCTGGGACAGGGGGGACGACGGTGCCGTCCCCGGCATGGTGGGCGTCCCCATCACTACACCGGAGAACCTCTACCTGATGG GCATGGAGCTGTTCGAGGAGGCGCTGCAGCGCTGGGAGCAGGCGCTATCCTTCCGCAGCCGACGGACGGAGGAGGAGGCCAGCTGCGCCTCCGTCAAACTCGGCGCCGGGGACGCCATAGCGGAGGAGAGCGTGGAG GACATCATCAGTGCGGAGTTCATCCATAAGCTGGAGTGTCTCCTGCAAAGGGCCTACCGCCTCCAGGAGGAGTTTGAAGGAGCCCTCGGGATGGTGGACCACTCCTCACACTGCACCAACG taGAGAAGCATCCAGAACTTTCCGTGAGGGATGACTGGGATGACCTGTGTCTGAGGGACTCCGTGAGCGTGGCCTCCACTGACTCCTTCGTGTCTGCCGCTGAG CTGTCTGAACACCGAGAGCTTCGAAGCACCCTGGGTCTCGTCCCCCTCTGCCATTACCCGTTCTACGAGGAGGCGCTACAGATGGCCGAGGATGGGAAGATCTCCTGCAGAGTGCTCCG AACGGAGATGCTGGAATGTCTCGGTGACACTGATTTCCTTGCAAAGCTGCACTGTGTACGCCAGGCCTGTCAG GTCATTCTACATGAACGGGCCACCAGAACCTTTCTGGCCGACATGGGGAAGAGGATCCTGTCCTCGATCATCGTCAAAGCACGGAAG AACCCCAAGAGGTTCGAGGAGGCATTTGAAGAGATGATCTCCTTCCTGGAGTTCTCAGACCACTGGGAGAACACGGAGGCGGAGCTGGCGACAAGAGGG GTGAAGCATATCAACTTCTATGACATTGTCCTCGACTTCGTCCTCATGGACTCATTCGAGGATCTGGAGAATCCGCCCATCTCCATCCAGAATGTCGTCAATAATCGCTGGCTCAACAGTTCCTTCAAAGAGACG GCTGTTGCGTCGAGCTGTTGGTCCGTTCTGAAGCAAAAGAGGCAACATATGAAG TTGCAGGATGGCTTCATTGCCCACTTCTACACAGTGTGTGAGCACATAAGCCCAGTGTTGGCATGGGGCTTCCTGGGTCCTAAAACCTCCCTCCATGACTTCTGCTGCTTCTTCAAG GACCAGGTGCAGTCTTTCCTGAAGGATATCTTCGACCTGGAGAAGGTGCGTTACTCCAGCGTGGACGCCTTGTCCGAGGACGTGCTCCACCTGCTGCAGCGACACTCCGAGCTGCTCCTGGCCTACCTGGGCATGTCTGACCCCCTCCGTCAGCTCAGCGGCTGCACATGTACTCCGCCCCGCCTGCCGCCCAGTGCCCTGATGGAGGCCCGGGTGCAGTGA
- the miga1 gene encoding mitoguardin 1 isoform X2 — protein sequence MAEDVLRNAELHVKEAALRVLDLPLSVLSSLPRVSLSGCTKKLVALTAVGAVSLLFLAHHLRRRKGKKKAPSPQGREGFDILAALPPSREAACCRQGLNLPIHPKNGFSRSAMSHGGLYSRLSGSLQSLASSVNSCSSCTCANLSTCWDRGDDGAVPGMVGVPITTPENLYLMGMELFEEALQRWEQALSFRSRRTEEEASCASVKLGAGDAIAEESVEDIISAEFIHKLECLLQRAYRLQEEFEGALGMVDHSSHCTNEKHPELSVRDDWDDLCLRDSVSVASTDSFVSAAELSEHRELRSTLGLVPLCHYPFYEEALQMAEDGKISCRVLRTEMLECLGDTDFLAKLHCVRQACQVILHERATRTFLADMGKRILSSIIVKARKNPKRFEEAFEEMISFLEFSDHWENTEAELATRGVKHINFYDIVLDFVLMDSFEDLENPPISIQNVVNNRWLNSSFKETAVASSCWSVLKQKRQHMKLQDGFIAHFYTVCEHISPVLAWGFLGPKTSLHDFCCFFKDQVQSFLKDIFDLEKVRYSSVDALSEDVLHLLQRHSELLLAYLGMSDPLRQLSGCTCTPPRLPPSALMEARVQ from the exons ATGGCGGAAGACGTGCTCAGGAATGCGGAGCTGCACGTGAAGGAGGCTGCTCTGCGCGTGCTGgacctccctctctccgtccTGTCCTCCCTCCCGCGG GTGAGCTTGAGTGGCTGCACGAAGAAACTGGTCGCCCTCACCGCCGTTGGCGCagtctccctcctcttcctcgcacACCATCTCAGGAGGAGGAAGGGCAAGAAAAAAGCCCCGTCGCCACAGGGACGAGAGGGTTTCGATATCCTCGCCGCTCTTCCCCCATCGAGAG AAGCCGCCTGCTGTCGCCAGGGGCTGAATTTGCCCATACACCCCAAGAATGGCTTCTCCCGCTCTGCGATGTCACACGGAGGCCTCTACAGCCGGCTGTCCGGATCGCTGCAGAGTCTCGCTTCA AGTGTCAACTCCTGCAGCAGCTGCACCTGCGCCAACCTGTCCACGTGCTGGGACAGGGGGGACGACGGTGCCGTCCCCGGCATGGTGGGCGTCCCCATCACTACACCGGAGAACCTCTACCTGATGG GCATGGAGCTGTTCGAGGAGGCGCTGCAGCGCTGGGAGCAGGCGCTATCCTTCCGCAGCCGACGGACGGAGGAGGAGGCCAGCTGCGCCTCCGTCAAACTCGGCGCCGGGGACGCCATAGCGGAGGAGAGCGTGGAG GACATCATCAGTGCGGAGTTCATCCATAAGCTGGAGTGTCTCCTGCAAAGGGCCTACCGCCTCCAGGAGGAGTTTGAAGGAGCCCTCGGGATGGTGGACCACTCCTCACACTGCACCAACG AGAAGCATCCAGAACTTTCCGTGAGGGATGACTGGGATGACCTGTGTCTGAGGGACTCCGTGAGCGTGGCCTCCACTGACTCCTTCGTGTCTGCCGCTGAG CTGTCTGAACACCGAGAGCTTCGAAGCACCCTGGGTCTCGTCCCCCTCTGCCATTACCCGTTCTACGAGGAGGCGCTACAGATGGCCGAGGATGGGAAGATCTCCTGCAGAGTGCTCCG AACGGAGATGCTGGAATGTCTCGGTGACACTGATTTCCTTGCAAAGCTGCACTGTGTACGCCAGGCCTGTCAG GTCATTCTACATGAACGGGCCACCAGAACCTTTCTGGCCGACATGGGGAAGAGGATCCTGTCCTCGATCATCGTCAAAGCACGGAAG AACCCCAAGAGGTTCGAGGAGGCATTTGAAGAGATGATCTCCTTCCTGGAGTTCTCAGACCACTGGGAGAACACGGAGGCGGAGCTGGCGACAAGAGGG GTGAAGCATATCAACTTCTATGACATTGTCCTCGACTTCGTCCTCATGGACTCATTCGAGGATCTGGAGAATCCGCCCATCTCCATCCAGAATGTCGTCAATAATCGCTGGCTCAACAGTTCCTTCAAAGAGACG GCTGTTGCGTCGAGCTGTTGGTCCGTTCTGAAGCAAAAGAGGCAACATATGAAG TTGCAGGATGGCTTCATTGCCCACTTCTACACAGTGTGTGAGCACATAAGCCCAGTGTTGGCATGGGGCTTCCTGGGTCCTAAAACCTCCCTCCATGACTTCTGCTGCTTCTTCAAG GACCAGGTGCAGTCTTTCCTGAAGGATATCTTCGACCTGGAGAAGGTGCGTTACTCCAGCGTGGACGCCTTGTCCGAGGACGTGCTCCACCTGCTGCAGCGACACTCCGAGCTGCTCCTGGCCTACCTGGGCATGTCTGACCCCCTCCGTCAGCTCAGCGGCTGCACATGTACTCCGCCCCGCCTGCCGCCCAGTGCCCTGATGGAGGCCCGGGTGCAGTGA
- the miga1 gene encoding mitoguardin 1 isoform X1, producing the protein MAEDVLRNAELHVKEAALRVLDLPLSVLSSLPRVSLSGCTKKLVALTAVGAVSLLFLAHHLRRRKGKKKAPSPQGREGFDILAALPPSREAACCRQGLNLPIHPKNGFSRSAMSHGGLYSRLSGSLQSLASSVNSCSSCTCANLSTCWDRGDDGAVPGMVGVPITTPENLYLMGMELFEEALQRWEQALSFRSRRTEEEASCASVKLGAGDAIAEESVEDIISAEFIHKLECLLQRAYRLQEEFEGALGMVDHSSHCTNVEKHPELSVRDDWDDLCLRDSVSVASTDSFVSAAELSEHRELRSTLGLVPLCHYPFYEEALQMAEDGKISCRVLRTEMLECLGDTDFLAKLHCVRQACQVILHERATRTFLADMGKRILSSIIVKARKNPKRFEEAFEEMISFLEFSDHWENTEAELATRGVKHINFYDIVLDFVLMDSFEDLENPPISIQNVVNNRWLNSSFKETAVASSCWSVLKQKRQHMKLQDGFIAHFYTVCEHISPVLAWGFLGPKTSLHDFCCFFKDQVQSFLKDIFDLEKVRYSSVDALSEDVLHLLQRHSELLLAYLGMSDPLRQLSGCTCTPPRLPPSALMEARVQ; encoded by the exons ATGGCGGAAGACGTGCTCAGGAATGCGGAGCTGCACGTGAAGGAGGCTGCTCTGCGCGTGCTGgacctccctctctccgtccTGTCCTCCCTCCCGCGG GTGAGCTTGAGTGGCTGCACGAAGAAACTGGTCGCCCTCACCGCCGTTGGCGCagtctccctcctcttcctcgcacACCATCTCAGGAGGAGGAAGGGCAAGAAAAAAGCCCCGTCGCCACAGGGACGAGAGGGTTTCGATATCCTCGCCGCTCTTCCCCCATCGAGAG AAGCCGCCTGCTGTCGCCAGGGGCTGAATTTGCCCATACACCCCAAGAATGGCTTCTCCCGCTCTGCGATGTCACACGGAGGCCTCTACAGCCGGCTGTCCGGATCGCTGCAGAGTCTCGCTTCA AGTGTCAACTCCTGCAGCAGCTGCACCTGCGCCAACCTGTCCACGTGCTGGGACAGGGGGGACGACGGTGCCGTCCCCGGCATGGTGGGCGTCCCCATCACTACACCGGAGAACCTCTACCTGATGG GCATGGAGCTGTTCGAGGAGGCGCTGCAGCGCTGGGAGCAGGCGCTATCCTTCCGCAGCCGACGGACGGAGGAGGAGGCCAGCTGCGCCTCCGTCAAACTCGGCGCCGGGGACGCCATAGCGGAGGAGAGCGTGGAG GACATCATCAGTGCGGAGTTCATCCATAAGCTGGAGTGTCTCCTGCAAAGGGCCTACCGCCTCCAGGAGGAGTTTGAAGGAGCCCTCGGGATGGTGGACCACTCCTCACACTGCACCAACG taGAGAAGCATCCAGAACTTTCCGTGAGGGATGACTGGGATGACCTGTGTCTGAGGGACTCCGTGAGCGTGGCCTCCACTGACTCCTTCGTGTCTGCCGCTGAG CTGTCTGAACACCGAGAGCTTCGAAGCACCCTGGGTCTCGTCCCCCTCTGCCATTACCCGTTCTACGAGGAGGCGCTACAGATGGCCGAGGATGGGAAGATCTCCTGCAGAGTGCTCCG AACGGAGATGCTGGAATGTCTCGGTGACACTGATTTCCTTGCAAAGCTGCACTGTGTACGCCAGGCCTGTCAG GTCATTCTACATGAACGGGCCACCAGAACCTTTCTGGCCGACATGGGGAAGAGGATCCTGTCCTCGATCATCGTCAAAGCACGGAAG AACCCCAAGAGGTTCGAGGAGGCATTTGAAGAGATGATCTCCTTCCTGGAGTTCTCAGACCACTGGGAGAACACGGAGGCGGAGCTGGCGACAAGAGGG GTGAAGCATATCAACTTCTATGACATTGTCCTCGACTTCGTCCTCATGGACTCATTCGAGGATCTGGAGAATCCGCCCATCTCCATCCAGAATGTCGTCAATAATCGCTGGCTCAACAGTTCCTTCAAAGAGACG GCTGTTGCGTCGAGCTGTTGGTCCGTTCTGAAGCAAAAGAGGCAACATATGAAG TTGCAGGATGGCTTCATTGCCCACTTCTACACAGTGTGTGAGCACATAAGCCCAGTGTTGGCATGGGGCTTCCTGGGTCCTAAAACCTCCCTCCATGACTTCTGCTGCTTCTTCAAG GACCAGGTGCAGTCTTTCCTGAAGGATATCTTCGACCTGGAGAAGGTGCGTTACTCCAGCGTGGACGCCTTGTCCGAGGACGTGCTCCACCTGCTGCAGCGACACTCCGAGCTGCTCCTGGCCTACCTGGGCATGTCTGACCCCCTCCGTCAGCTCAGCGGCTGCACATGTACTCCGCCCCGCCTGCCGCCCAGTGCCCTGATGGAGGCCCGGGTGCAGTGA